One Candidatus Dependentiae bacterium genomic window, CCCATGTAGTGGTTATGAAAAAAAAAGTTATTATTTTCACAAGTTCGGGTGGCGGCGGACATGTTGCAGCTGCACAAGCTCTTGAGCAATATCTGGGTGATGAATACGATATAGTTATTCACTATATATTTGCCGGAATATTGAAAAATTTTGACCCTATATATTTGATTACATTAGGATATTGGCATAGTGAAAAACTATATAATCTTTTTATTGTCGGCAAATGGTACCGAGTACTAAATAGCTTATATTATGTTGGCAAACCTTATATAAATTTATTAAATACAAAAATTACACATCTCATATACAATTACTTGCACACCCACAAAGCTGATGTTGTTATTTCTGTTATCCCATTTATCAATAATGCATGTATTGCTGCAGCGGAAAAACTTGATATACCCTTTTTTCTATTTCCACTCGATTTGGATGCCTCACATTTTGTATATAACATTACCAAGCAAACATACAAAAACTTTTATATTGGACTCCCATTTGATACTATATTAAGCAAAAAAATATTGTCTAAGTATCACATGCCTGCTGCTCAAATATTTGTTTCAGGCGCTATTCTTCGTACTGATTTTTTTTACCCAAAAAACATTACTTTACTAAAAGAAAAAAACAATATTCCTATATTCAAACCGGTATTACTGCTGTTAATGGGGTCGGCAGGATCTCATGCATCGTACATCTATTTTAAGCAGTTATTACAAATAACACAGCCTCTTCACATTATAATCGTACTCGGCAGACATAAAGCTATGCGCTCAAAATTTGAAGCCATCCACATACCTATACATATTTCAGTAACAATTTTTGGATTTGTGCAGGATATAGCAAATTTGATGACAATAGCAGACTTGAGCATTATGAAGTCAGGATCATTAAGTGTATGTGAAGCTATATACAGCAATATGCCTATGCTCCTAGATGCCAGTGGACCAATCTTAAAATGGGAACGTTTAAATCATGTATTTGTTGAACAAAATGGACTAGGGCAAAGCATTACAGACTATAGGCAAATACCACAAATTGTAGACTCAATCCTAAAAAATACTAATTACCTGATTCAGATAAAACAAAATTTCTCAAAAATTGAAAAGAAACAAGCAAATATAGAAATACCAAAGTTTATCAAAATGTCACTCAACAATAAGGGCTTGCCGTCTAGCAAGCCCTTATCTTAGAATATCGTTATTTATTTAGCTATAGATAACTTTGATCTCTGCGCGACGATTTTTTGCTTGTTGTTCGCGATTACCGGTAACTTTCTTACCATTAATTACCGCAGGGACTTCTGCACCACGACCAACTGTTTTGACAGAGAGCCCTTCAGTGCTAAACCGATCTGCCACTGTTTTTGCACGTTTTTCAGAGATTGCTAAATTATATACGGCTGAACCGGCTGAATGACAAGCATGGCCTTCTATAACCACTGTTGGTTCAATACCATTTTGTGCTATCTTTTTGAGTTCTTTTTTGACATATTCTATGTCTTTTTGAACAGCATTTTCTTGATCCTTGCGTAAAGCATAGCGATCGAAGTCAAAGTACACAACCTGGCAATCACCTTCGGCTTCGTGAGCCCAAGAGAACTCATCATGCCTACTGTGTTGATCTTCATCTACCTCTACATCAATAATGTCTTCTTGATCAAGAAGGGCAAAATCATTAACTTCATCATCAAAAAAGTTGCGTAAATTATCGTCGGCTAATGGAATATCGATTTCAACAACCTTGTTTTTTGCTATTTTGGTACTTTTTACCTTTTTCCCCCCACAACCAGGCAATCCAACAATTACTATTAGTAACGCCAGAAGAGTCTTTTTCATAAACCTACCTTTCTTTTTGAATCCCCACTGATTTTTTCTGGTTAAGCGAAGCGAATTTAGCATATTTTTCTCTAATTTGCTACCTTTTATTCATCAGATCAAGTATATTGAATAATGAGTAGTAACGATAAAAACACACTGTATCCTACATAATCACGCAGGTACAACAAAGGATTTATGAAAAAAATACTAATTAACGATAATTCGTGGCAAACCCGTATTGCTATTACACGGGATGGTAAATTACAAAATTTATACTTCTCTGCCCATGCACAAGAGAGTTTAGAGCGAGCATTTTTTAAGGGAATTATCCTTAAAGTGCTACCTGGTATCCAAACCGCCTTTGTGGAAATTGGCCAAGAAAAAGCTGGTTTTTTACACATATCAGAAATTGATCGTGAACTTGCATTGTCCGAAATGAGTAAAAATTTACAACTTGAGGATGAAGAAGAACAAGTCGAACGCAAGGTTCATCAAAAAAAAGATATCAGTAAAATATTCCATGAAGGAGATGAGGTCCTTGTACAAGTAAGCAAAGAACCTATTTATGAAAAAGGTGCAAAACTTACTACTTGTTATACATTGCCAGGTAGATTTATTGTGCTGATGCCAAATATCCCACGTATTGGCGTATCGAAAAAAATTGCAGAAAAAGAAGAACGTTATCGCCTCAAAGATATTGTGCGTTCACATTTGCCAGAAGGAATGGGAGCCATTATCCGTACCACCTCAGAGGGGCGTAATGAACAAGAAATAATCAAAGATTTAAACTATTTGGTCAGAAAATGGAAAACCATTGAAGATGCATTTGAAAAGGCAAAAGGCGATCATACGGTTTGTAAACTCCATGAAGACATTCCACTACCACTGCAAATTGTCCGAGATCATCTGGATGATGATGTAGAAGAAATCATTACTGACAATAAACAAAATCAAACTAATATTTATAACTTTATTAAGTCAATAGCGCCCGAGTATAGCCAAAAAATAAAACTTTACACCGGTGATCGAAGCATCTTCACTCATTATGATATTGAGAAACAAATAACTCAAGCTCTTGATAAGAAGGTGTCACTTAAATCCGGCGGGTCACTTATTATTGAAACTACAGAGGCTATGACTGTTGTTGACGTCAATACGGGTAAATTTATTGGTAAGAAGAGTATGGAAGATACTATTCTACAAACCAATATTGAGGCTGCAGAAGAGATTGTGCGCCAGTTAAAACTGCGCAATATTGGAGGTCTGATTGTCATAGACTTTATCGACATGACGGTTTCTGCGAATAAACAAAAACTATCTCGTTTTTTTGAAAAAACACTACGCGAACAAGATAAGTTTCAATCGGTTCTTTTAAAGATATCGGAATTCGGCCTTGTCCAAATGACTCGCAAACGCTCAGGCAAAACCCTTATACAGCAATTGACTGACGATTGTCCAACTTGCAAGGGGTCTGGTTTTGTCCCATCAGTACAAACTGAATGCTATGCCTTATTGCGCAACTTACAGCAAGATTTAACCGATTTGAAGGATAAAACATCGGTTACCGTAATGGTACATCCAACACTATTCGATTATATCTCATCTATTGAATATAATGCCATTTTGGAACTTGAAAAAAAATATCACATCAAAATTACAATAGCTACTGAGCCTTCATTAGCATTGAATACATACAAAATCGAAAAAAAATGATATTTTAGGTAATTATAGTCATGATGTATAGCAGCACAAGCAGCAAGCGGAAGGTATATTGCTATGGCAAAGACAGGATCTATTCTTGATCAATATCCTGAATATGAAATAACTATAGGCATGGAAGTACATGTCCAGCTAGCTACAAAAAGTAAGATTTTTTGTGCAAGCAAAAATGAAGTTACTAAGGACCCTAATAGTCATATTTGCCATATATGCGCGGGACATCCCGGCGTGCTCCCTGTACTAAATAAAGAAGTGATTAACTATGCTATTCTTGCCGGACTTGCCACTCATTGCAAAATAGCTGAAAAATCAAGTTTTGATCGCAAACATTATTTTTATCCTGATCTGCCAAAAAACTATCAGATTACTCAAAACTATGAACCTATTTGTATTGATGGATATGTACCTATTCGTTTAGACAATGGTAGCGTTAAAAAAATTAGACTTATGCGCATACACATAGAAGAAGACGCAGGAAAAAATATCCATTCTGACTATAGTAATGAAAGCTTTGTGGATCTAAACCGTGCTGGTACCCCATTACTGGAAATTGTAAGTTATCCTGACATTTCTAGTGCTGAAGAAACAAAAGCATACTTAAAGGAATTACGCTCCATTGTACAATATTTGCATATTTGCTCAGGTAATATGGAAGAAGGTGCATTTCGCGCAGACACAAATATATCTGTCCGTAAAAAAGGAGCAAAACAATTTGGAACCCGCTGTGAATTGAAAAATATTAACTCTTTTAAGTTTATTAGTGACGCAATTGAATATGAAGTCGCACGCCATATCGATATATTAGAAAATGGTGGCAAGATTAAACAAGAAACACGACTGTGGGATACTAAGAACAAAAAAACAATTCCTATGCGCTCAAAAGAAGAAGCTGCTGATTATCGTTATTTACCAGATCCTGATTTACCAATTATAGAAGTAAATGGCGTCTGGATTGAGCATATGCAAAAACTGCTTCCAGAATTACCATATCAAAAATTTGAACGACTTTGCCACCAAGGCCTTAGTCCATATGAAGCAGAAATACTCGTAGATAATCTTGAAATTGCAAACTACTATGATGACGCACATAAAATTACCCAAAGCAAACAATTAATTAATTGGGTACTACGTGATCTCATGGGATACTTAAAAGAACAAAAAATTGAGCTTATTCAATGCAAAGTTACCCCTGATAAACTTGCCACAATTATTGATATGCTTGAGCAAGATAAAATCAATAATCATGCAGCTAAAGAAGTATTTTTAATCGTTGCACAAACAGGTCAAGACCCAGAGGCTGTAGTTAAAGAAAAAGGACTTGAGCAAGTAGGCGCATCTGAAGAGCTTGAACATATTATACAAAAAATAGTACATGATAATCCTAGTCAAACGGCAGATTACAAATCTGGTAATCAACGTATCTTTGCATTTTTTGTTGGTCAAGCAATGAAGCAAACGGCTGGAAAAGGCAATCCAAAAATCATACAAGAATTACTCAAAAAGTACTTGCAGTAAACCTATGCTTTATCGTACATTTTTAATTTTTTGTATATCCTCGCCTCTTATATGCATGGAAAAAAGTGGATCTTCCTCTACGTCTGAAACTGAAGAGAATTCATTTTTTAGTCCTACCATACAAAACACTGTCTACAATAAAGCAAAAAGACATTTCAAAAGAAGCTCGAGTACAAATTCTTTTGAACAAAATATCGATATAGACATTACTTATACAGAAAAAGAATATAATCTATTTTGTATGGCACAGAGTATTGTACAAATTGTCAAAAATAGCTTTCAAAGCAGAGAAGCTAATAATATACATCCCTCATACCGCCAACTACATTTACCTGATATACATAAGTCTAAGATGGGACTTTATTTATACTTTAAGGACGATATACCTGCTGGCCTGTTTACACCGTGGGGTATTTGGAATTTTTGGAGCAAAAAAACATTAGAAATTATTCATAAAACGCGTGTTGAAAGTACGCTTATACGGCCACACCTAGATTTACATATGATTACAAAATGTATTGTGGCATATAGCAAATTATCAAAAATCATGCCAGACGATTACATACCTGGTAACAAATACAGTTTTGGACCGATTTTGAAAATAAAACATATTAATAATACCGTCGTAGAAAATGTATTGGTTAATAATAACAAGCGCTGGATTGAGCAACAAAAAACATGGCAGGCAATGCATGAACGTTATAAGGCACAAGATTTAGAAGTTAACAATATTGTCATTAAAAAAACAAAACGGCCTCGTTCAAAAAGTAGCCCTCGTGATAATAGTCCAAAAAAACTTATTAGGCAGAAAGAAAGCCCACGATCCGAAAGCAGCACCTACTCTCAAGAGATTTCTTATATTAAAAATAGCCCTCGAAAACTTGAAGATAGTCCTCGAAAAAAAGGATCTCCTAGATCCTGGTTCAATTTTTTATTTAAAGATAAAAGTGAATAATACATAAAAATAAACTCTCTTTAGTTTTTAAATAACATAGCTCAAAAAATGTATACCTACTAAATAAAATCGTTTATAGATCGACGCTCTGAATATTGCATCACAACTGACACCATGCTACGCTACAAAAAAAGGGAAGTATATATCGGTAAAACCATACAAAAAAAGTTTATTTATATTTAGACGTGACTTACGCCTACAAGACAATAACGGGCTTACTGCAGCCCTACAACAATCTGATTGTGTCATCCCTTGTTTTATTTTTGATCTACAACAAATTGGACCTCAAAATAAATTCCGTAGCTTCAATGCTATACAATTTATGCTTGAATCATTGCAAGATCTAGATAAACAACTAAAAACAAAAAAAGGTAAACTCTATATATTCAAAGGTAACCCTAAAAATATTGTGAGCAAACTAATCAAACAAGAAAAAATAGATGCTGTTTTTCTTAATCGTGATTATACCCCATTTAGTACTAAACGCGATAAGACCATTGCGCAAATATGTATAAAAAAGAAAGTTGAGTTCTTTACATATAATGATCTACTACTCACAGAACCAGATGATATAAAAACAGGCAAAGGGACTCCGTACACTATATTCACACCATTTTTTAAAAAAGCAATACATAGAAAAATTATTAATCCAAAAAAACTTCCTCGCGGAAATTTTCTGACAGGAAATATTACTGGTTCGCAATCAGTGCATATGTATAAATATGTCGTAAAAAAAGAAAATAAAAAATTACATGTACACGGTGGAACAATCCAGGGTAAAAAAATATTAGAATCGCTCGGTATTTATAAAAATTACAAAAAAACAAAAGACTTTCCTTCCCTAGACACTACTAATCTTTCTGCCTACTTAAAATTCGGCTGCATTTCTGTACGTGAAGCTTTTTATGCTATTGAAGAAAAACTTGGTAAGCATCACCCATTAATTAGGCAATTATACTGGCGTGATTTTTTTACACATGTTGCCTTTCATTTTCCGTTTGTATTTGGTGCACCATATCATGAAAAATATAAAAAACTATGGTGGTCAAAAAGTAATGTATATTTTAATGCATGGTCTAAAGGAAATACCGGTTTTCCTATTGTTGACGCAGGTATGCGACAACTAAATGAAACAGGGTTTATGCATAATAGGGTACGTATGATTGTAGCATCATTTTTAACTAAAGACTTACATATAAATTGGTTAAAGGGAGAAAAATATTTTGCTCAACAACTTGTTGACTATGATCCAGCAATTAATAATGGAAATTGGCAATGGTCAGCATCAACAGGATGCGATGCTCAACCATATTTCCGTATTTTTAATCCTTGGACACAACAAAAAAAATTTGATCCTGATTGTATCTATATAAAGACATGGATCCCGGAACTAAGACATATACCCAATAAAATTATACATACGTGGTCTAAAAATACACATCAACCAATAAAAAACTACCCACGCCCAATAGTCGATCATACTATTGAAAACAGAAAAACAAAATTACTGTATAAGAAAGTAGGTTAAATATATAGCTGATTGCCTTCTTGCTTAATTAACCCATCATTAGATAACTGTGTAATTATAGTATTTATACGATGCTCTTCTTGTTTGAGTAATATCAACAACTGTTCTTTGGTAACAATCTGTTGCTCAACAAGTATCTTAATAATATTGCCACGAATTTGCCTATCTGATCCTTCAAATTTAGTTTGCACCGCATGATGCTTACTATTACGACTTGGATTAGGGTGCATTTTTTTCAACAATACGCCATAATCCATCAATGCATAATACCATTCACGCGGATTATTATGATCGAGTGTGGCACTAATAAGCGGTAATAATTCTTTATCATGCACATCTTGTTTACCACGAAAAAAACTATGTAAAAATACCGCGCGAATATTTGTCTCTATAAAAACAACTGGCATATTGAATGCAAATGCACAAATTGATCCTGCAGTATTTGGGCCAATACCAGGAAAAGTCTTTAATGCGTCTTGATCATTAGGCAATTGCCCTTCAAATTCACACATAACTTTTTGTGCAATTTCTTGCAAATATTTACCACGGCGATTGTATCCTAAGCCTTGCCATGCGGCAAGTACATGCCTGAGTGGCGCATGTGCAAGTACAATAAAATTTGGAAACAGATCAATAAACTGTTCATATTTGGGCGTCACACGATATGTCTGCGTTTGTTGCAACATAATTTCTGAAACTAAAATACAATACGGATTGTTGATGTTGCGCCAAGCAAAGCTGCGCCCTTGCGTATGGTAAAATTGCCAGATAAAACTTTGAAATGAAAGAATCTTGTCTTTAGTCAGTTGCATATACTATTAAGAGCCTTGATTTATATAAAGATTCTTTAGTGTAATAAGAACACATAATATTGTAAATAAAAGGGAAAATCAGTATGAATCATAAAAAAATTGCTATTATTGGTGCAGGTTCAGTCGGAACAACAACTGCATATGCATTAATTCTATACAACACACCCGCAGAAATTATCTTGATTGATATTGATCACAACCGCTGCAAAGGAGAAGTTCTAGATCTAGCTGACACTATTGGATTCTCAAGCACGCCTGGTATATATAGCGGAACATGCCAAGATGCTTGCAATGCTGATATTATTGTTATTGCCGCAGGAGCACGCCAAAAACCTGGGCAAAAACGCTCTGAATTATTAGAAACTAATAAAAAAGTTGTTGAAGCAGTACTTGATCAACTTAGATTCGTACAAAAACATGCCATAGTTATTATGGTTACCAATCCGCTTGATCCCTTAACTTGGTATGCACAAGAAAAATTAAGTTTACCTCGCGCTCAAATTTTTGGTACGGGTACATTTCTGGATTCACAACGGTTACAAGGAATACTGTCACAGAAGCTCAATATTTCCCGTGAATCAATTCAAGCATATATCCTGGGCGAGCACGGAGATATGCAGTTTCCTGCTTGGTCAATTACGCGTATTAATGAAAAACCATTAGCTATGTTTAATCTATCCGAAGAAACTCTCAATACCATTGCACAAGAAACACGCAATAAAGCATATGAGATTATCTCATGCAAAGGCGCCACATTTTATGGTATTGCCACGTGTGTTGCTATTATATGCCATGCAATAATATTTGATAAAAAATTTATACTTCCATTATCGATATATCTTGAAAACTTTGGCGTATGTATGAGCATGCCGGCAATCCTTGGCAAACAAGGCATTGAACAAGTTTTGGATATTACTTTAAATTCCCATGAGCAAGAGAGCCTAGCTCGTGCTGCCACAGTCTTAAAAAATATGCTCAAGTAAACGCTTATCTTCTTGCAAAAACAACAACTATTGATACTATAAAATTTTATTTTTAGTTATCTAAGGAAATAACACATGAAGAAAATATCAATTATTATAATATCACTGCTATTTGCACATATTCCTCTTTATTGTATGAAAGCTAGCTGGGAAAACTTCAAAAAATTAACCAAAATGGCATTAACATCTCCTAAAATCAAATCAAGCACATCAACAAGTTCGACACTTTCTATGGGAGAAAATATAGTGTTTGCAAGACACCTCAAAATACTAGATCAACTTACCCAACAACGTCATTATGTCTGTCCTCCACGCGGCCAAGAAACAACATATCTTATAGAAGCAATTAATGAAGGCTGGATTAATGCTGCAAGCAGTGATGAAGACTCAAGTAGTATATAAATTAGAAGCGTAATAGAAACTCATAAATCAATTACATTATACATACGAAATAAAAAAGGGCTTCTTTCTTTTTGAAAGAAGCCCTTTTTTTATAAATGCCATTATATAATTTAGCCTAATTGCTTTTCAACACGGCCAACGCGCAATGTAATTAATTTGTCAGAACTCATTATTTTTTTAACTGCTTGTTGAATATCGGCCAATGTTATATGTGCCAATTGTTCTGCACGTTTGTCAAAAAAATCTGGTGCAAATCCATAACGGTCAGCCAATAGGAACATATGCGCTATACCACGATTAGATGCAAATTGATCGATCAGCGTATTAGCTATTGCGCGCTTTGCTTCATTAAGCTCTTGTTCTGTTAATGTATCTGGTACCATATCAATTGCTTGCTTAATAACCTTTTCTGCTTCTGCTAAACGATCCATAGATACAATAGTTTTGACCAAAACTACCCCTGGTTGCTCATCTGCTCCAGCCACAAGCGAGCCATTGATACGGTAAAATAAACCTGATTGCTCACGTAGTTGAAATAAACGAGAACTCATGGAACCAAGAGCCCCTCCGCCAAAAATTTGATCAAATAATAATAATTTATCATAATCAGGGTGCTTGCGATCTATTGAAAGACCCGCAAAACACAGCACAACCTGATCCCTGTTGATAGGGTAATTGACTTCTGCAGGCTCAACACTACACAAACTAGGAAACTCTATATCATTTACTTTTTGCCCATGCCACTTGCCAATAGTTTGCTCGAGCTCTTTTTTGATATTGTAACCATCTAAATTACCGACAATTGCAAGCGTAGCTCCTTCGGGAGTTACGACCTGTTTATAAAAATTATATAGATCATCATGAGAAATTTGTTCAATAACCTGTCTAACACCCATACTATTTTTACTATATGGATGATTTTTATATAATTGCTCTCGCAATAATTGACCAGAAAAACTCCAAGGTTCATCCCAATAATTTTTTATATCCGCAAGTACTTGAGCGCGAACCTTTTCCATATGCTGTTCATCAAAAGAAGCATTGCTGAGTACCTCATGTAGCATTTGCATACCAAAGCCAAAGTCTTCATGAGTCATATACATAGAAACACCCCCTGGATATGCACCAAGTCCCATACCACGAGATTCTACAATGTCTGCCAGTTGCTCTGCAGAATAACGCGTCGTACCCTCTGTTAACATGTCTGCCATAAAAGTATAGAGCCCTTGTTTTTGCTGGGGATCATAACAAGAACGTGCCTTAAGTTGTAGCATAACATCTATTTTTGGGGTATTTGAATTATGATGATATAGAACCTTTAGACCATTGGAGAGTGTAATTATTTGTGGTTTTGGGAAATTAAATACTCCCGGCTCACCCACCTTTAAATTGTTGGCATATACTGCAGGTTCAATTGGAGTTGAGCGTGGATGCGCGTCTAATATACGATTATCTTCTGCATCAGACTCAGTTTGCAATTCAGCCCAAACATCAATTTCTTCTTGTGCTAGTGGCAATATTTCACCTCTATGCATAACAGATGGACGAAAATATTTTGCAACCATTTCTTGCATCGCTTCTTGCAACTGAGCATTTGATTGTTGTTGCAAATAATTAAATGCATAATTCTCATCACCTGTTGCCCAAAAATATTTACCAATTTGATATGCTTGACTCTCTAGATTTTCAAGTAAATTATATAAACTCATTTCTGTTTGCTTAACTGCGCGACTTACCTCTTGTTCAGTAAATCCTTCTTGAATAATATTGAGCAATTCTTGCTTGATAACCCGCTCAATCTCTGCAATATCTGCGATGCGCTTTGGTTCGCATGCTATAAAAAAAATACCATGCTCAAATAAATCATCGCTATCCGCACTAACTGAAGTAGCAAGTTGTAATTCATTAACCAATTTTTTATATAAACGAGAACTTTTACCCTTACCCAGAACCCAAGCAATCAAATTTAAAATATGATCTTTTTTTTCTTGTAATCCTGGCACGGTAAATGCATATGCAACCATTGGTTGTTGCAAATCGCGATAGAGAGTAATAGATTTTGATGCAATATCTTTATTGAGATAATTCTGTGCTTTTTTATACGTTGTATCTGCAGCTATTACCGCAAAATGTTTTTTTGCTAATGCATATACTTCTTCAGGGTTAACATCACCCACTACTACTAATGCTGCATTATTGGGCACATAATGTTTTTTATAAAATTTATGCAACACATCACTTGAAGCTCCCCACAGATCTTGTTTATACCCTATTATTGGATAGTGATATGGGTGTTCCTCAAAAATAGTAGAAACAAGGTGTTCAAATAGACTAGCACTATAGTTGTCTCGATACATTTTAAGCTCTTGAATAACCGCTTTCATTTCTGAATTAAGCATATTTGTATCAAAACGACAGTTACGCATACAATCTGCCATTATAGGCAGCGTTTCTGTCCAATTATGTTTAGGCATATTAAATAGGTAGCCAGTATAATCATACGAGGTAAAAGCATTACAACTACCAGAAAGCATGTGAGTCGCTACATTAATATCAGATTCTGACAGTGTATCAGTACCTTTAAAAATCATATGCTCAATCAAATGTGCGAGCCCTTTTTCACCTGTTTTCTCATCCTTCGACCCAACGTTATACCAAAGCTGCACAGAGACCTTTGGAACATGATGGACGGGCCTGACCAGTATAGTCATTCCATTATCCAGGACCCTTTTTATAACATGTGATTGCACGTCATTACCCTTGTTCATTGTATCATCTACCTTCCCATAATTACTCAAAAACCATACCATACACATACCCCCTATGCCAAACCAAATATACTTATGCATTGGGCCTCTCCTTATTTTTTAGGTATTATTTATCATACTTAAAAAAGCTGTATTTATAAAGCAAAAAGCTTCTCTTTACTATTAGTAAGTCTATACTTGGTATGTTAAGTATCTCTTGAACTATAAGTATATTTTTATGATCAAAGAAGCATTTATAGAACTCCTTAAGACACTACCCCCTTTATCCATTGCCACCCTTGCACTTATCCTGGGCATTATAACCCAGCAGTATTTACCCGGTATAGCAATTTTTATATTGAGCACCATATTGATAATTATAGTTCCCCTTTTGATATACAAAAATACATTATCCCCAAAGTCCATCAAAGCAATTGCGCTTTTTGTCATTGTTTTTTTGAGTGGAGCAATAAGCTCAATCTACCAACAGAGTAGTTATGACCACTTTTATCATATAACACAAGAAAAGCCCTTTACACTTATCGGAAGCATAACTGACCTAGAAGAGACCCCTCATAATACCATGCACAAGCAGGTGACTATAAAAATCAATGAAATACAACCACATACTAGCTCATGGCAAAATTATTCAGGAAGCTTATACATATATACGAATAACACAGATAAGTTAAATATAGGTGATCAAATTTGCATACATAATATTCTTTGTAAAAAAACAAAAAACAATTCATTTGTCACTTATCTTATTAAACAAGGTATCGCTGGTTGCGTATTTGTAAAAAATCTAAATTATTACTTGATACATCCATCACCAAAATCTTGGAGATACTGGATTCATACAATCAGAAATCAAATACTTAAGCAATGTGCAAAAAAATTAAAAAATACCACATCAAGCCTGTTTGCATCGCTATTTTTAGGCAATAAAAATAATTATAAAAAAGAATTGGAACCCATGACACATCAGTTTCAAATGTGGGGGTTATCGCACTATTTGGCAAGATCCGGGCTACATCTAGTTATCTTTATAGCATTGTGGCATATGTTATTATCCATTCTTCCAGTAGCACTTATCCTAAAACAATTTATATTGCTGGCTCTTACTTTTCTATACGCAGCTCTTAGTTGGTCAAGCATCTCTTTTATACGAGCATTATCAACATTCACACTTTTTAAAATATGCACACTCAATAAAAGACAAGGACATGTTACACACCTACTAACACTTGTATGCATTATTACGCTTTTGATAAACCCAATTCAATTATTTTTCTTAGACTTTCAATTGAGCTTTATGCTTACCTTTGCACTAACATGGTTTAATTATATGCAGAGCAAGAAATTGACTTAAACATTTCATTCATTGACTATACCCCCCCTTTTTTTCTTATGATAATAAAGAATTTAAAAAAATTCTCAG contains:
- a CDS encoding OmpA family protein, with amino-acid sequence MKKTLLALLIVIVGLPGCGGKKVKSTKIAKNKVVEIDIPLADDNLRNFFDDEVNDFALLDQEDIIDVEVDEDQHSRHDEFSWAHEAEGDCQVVYFDFDRYALRKDQENAVQKDIEYVKKELKKIAQNGIEPTVVIEGHACHSAGSAVYNLAISEKRAKTVADRFSTEGLSVKTVGRGAEVPAVINGKKVTGNREQQAKNRRAEIKVIYS
- a CDS encoding A/G-specific adenine glycosylase, with translation MQLTKDKILSFQSFIWQFYHTQGRSFAWRNINNPYCILVSEIMLQQTQTYRVTPKYEQFIDLFPNFIVLAHAPLRHVLAAWQGLGYNRRGKYLQEIAQKVMCEFEGQLPNDQDALKTFPGIGPNTAGSICAFAFNMPVVFIETNIRAVFLHSFFRGKQDVHDKELLPLISATLDHNNPREWYYALMDYGVLLKKMHPNPSRNSKHHAVQTKFEGSDRQIRGNIIKILVEQQIVTKEQLLILLKQEEHRINTIITQLSNDGLIKQEGNQLYI
- a CDS encoding deoxyribodipyrimidine photo-lyase, translated to MSVKPYKKSLFIFRRDLRLQDNNGLTAALQQSDCVIPCFIFDLQQIGPQNKFRSFNAIQFMLESLQDLDKQLKTKKGKLYIFKGNPKNIVSKLIKQEKIDAVFLNRDYTPFSTKRDKTIAQICIKKKVEFFTYNDLLLTEPDDIKTGKGTPYTIFTPFFKKAIHRKIINPKKLPRGNFLTGNITGSQSVHMYKYVVKKENKKLHVHGGTIQGKKILESLGIYKNYKKTKDFPSLDTTNLSAYLKFGCISVREAFYAIEEKLGKHHPLIRQLYWRDFFTHVAFHFPFVFGAPYHEKYKKLWWSKSNVYFNAWSKGNTGFPIVDAGMRQLNETGFMHNRVRMIVASFLTKDLHINWLKGEKYFAQQLVDYDPAINNGNWQWSASTGCDAQPYFRIFNPWTQQKKFDPDCIYIKTWIPELRHIPNKIIHTWSKNTHQPIKNYPRPIVDHTIENRKTKLLYKKVG
- the gatB gene encoding Asp-tRNA(Asn)/Glu-tRNA(Gln) amidotransferase subunit GatB; the encoded protein is MAKTGSILDQYPEYEITIGMEVHVQLATKSKIFCASKNEVTKDPNSHICHICAGHPGVLPVLNKEVINYAILAGLATHCKIAEKSSFDRKHYFYPDLPKNYQITQNYEPICIDGYVPIRLDNGSVKKIRLMRIHIEEDAGKNIHSDYSNESFVDLNRAGTPLLEIVSYPDISSAEETKAYLKELRSIVQYLHICSGNMEEGAFRADTNISVRKKGAKQFGTRCELKNINSFKFISDAIEYEVARHIDILENGGKIKQETRLWDTKNKKTIPMRSKEEAADYRYLPDPDLPIIEVNGVWIEHMQKLLPELPYQKFERLCHQGLSPYEAEILVDNLEIANYYDDAHKITQSKQLINWVLRDLMGYLKEQKIELIQCKVTPDKLATIIDMLEQDKINNHAAKEVFLIVAQTGQDPEAVVKEKGLEQVGASEELEHIIQKIVHDNPSQTADYKSGNQRIFAFFVGQAMKQTAGKGNPKIIQELLKKYLQ
- a CDS encoding Rne/Rng family ribonuclease, which encodes MKKILINDNSWQTRIAITRDGKLQNLYFSAHAQESLERAFFKGIILKVLPGIQTAFVEIGQEKAGFLHISEIDRELALSEMSKNLQLEDEEEQVERKVHQKKDISKIFHEGDEVLVQVSKEPIYEKGAKLTTCYTLPGRFIVLMPNIPRIGVSKKIAEKEERYRLKDIVRSHLPEGMGAIIRTTSEGRNEQEIIKDLNYLVRKWKTIEDAFEKAKGDHTVCKLHEDIPLPLQIVRDHLDDDVEEIITDNKQNQTNIYNFIKSIAPEYSQKIKLYTGDRSIFTHYDIEKQITQALDKKVSLKSGGSLIIETTEAMTVVDVNTGKFIGKKSMEDTILQTNIEAAEEIVRQLKLRNIGGLIVIDFIDMTVSANKQKLSRFFEKTLREQDKFQSVLLKISEFGLVQMTRKRSGKTLIQQLTDDCPTCKGSGFVPSVQTECYALLRNLQQDLTDLKDKTSVTVMVHPTLFDYISSIEYNAILELEKKYHIKITIATEPSLALNTYKIEKK